A genome region from Lactobacillus sp. ESL0791 includes the following:
- the mraY gene encoding phospho-N-acetylmuramoyl-pentapeptide-transferase — translation MLNSIIALVISLVLTGLILPWFIMVMRLHHEGQEIRDEGPKWHKKKSGTPTMGGVVFILAAIISALGVAIWQGQVNKSLLILLIGLFGYGLIGFLDDGIKLYFKRNLGLRAWQKLLLQILIAVLIVGIAASDKFKFQLFIPFLGQVSSSILFTIFVIFWLVGFSNAVNLSDGLDGLATGLSIVAYGTYAYIAFKQKNFTILIFCMSVIGGLISFFMFNHKPAQIFMGDAGSLALGGGLATVSILLNRPWSLLLVGIVFVLETLSVILQVISFQTTGKRIFKMTPIHHHFEMLGWSEWKVDIVFWLVGLVGSIGYLLIWG, via the coding sequence ATGCTTAATAGCATCATTGCATTAGTCATTTCGCTGGTTTTAACCGGTTTAATTTTACCGTGGTTCATCATGGTTATGCGGCTGCACCATGAAGGCCAAGAAATTCGTGATGAAGGCCCCAAATGGCACAAAAAGAAGTCCGGAACACCAACGATGGGCGGTGTGGTTTTTATTCTTGCGGCCATTATTTCTGCACTTGGCGTGGCGATTTGGCAAGGGCAAGTGAATAAATCGTTGCTGATCTTGCTAATCGGTCTTTTTGGTTACGGCCTGATTGGCTTTCTTGATGACGGCATTAAGCTGTATTTCAAGCGGAATCTAGGTTTGCGCGCCTGGCAAAAACTCTTGCTGCAAATTTTGATTGCAGTTTTAATTGTTGGAATTGCGGCATCCGATAAGTTCAAATTTCAATTATTTATCCCGTTTTTGGGCCAAGTAAGTAGTAGCATTCTTTTTACAATTTTTGTGATTTTCTGGCTCGTTGGTTTTTCAAATGCCGTTAATTTGTCTGATGGTTTGGATGGCTTGGCAACCGGATTATCAATTGTCGCTTACGGCACTTATGCGTATATTGCGTTTAAACAAAAGAATTTTACAATTTTAATTTTTTGTATGAGCGTAATTGGCGGCTTAATTAGTTTCTTTATGTTTAATCATAAACCGGCACAAATTTTCATGGGAGATGCCGGTTCGCTGGCGCTTGGCGGCGGTTTAGCGACCGTTAGCATTTTGCTTAACCGGCCGTGGTCGCTTTTGCTAGTGGGAATTGTTTTTGTTTTGGAAACGCTTAGTGTAATTTTACAGGTGATTTCGTTTCAGACTACTGGTAAAAGAATTTTTAAAATGACGCCGATTCATCACCACTTTGAAATGCTGGGCTGGTCCGAATGGAAGGTCGACATCGTCTTTTGGCTGGTTGGCTTAGTTGGTAGTATTGGATATTTGCTAATCTGGGGTTAG
- the murD gene encoding UDP-N-acetylmuramoyl-L-alanine--D-glutamate ligase, which yields MRQINTYKNKNVLVLGLGKSGFAVSKLLLKLGAQVTLNDKSDLTDNPQAHELEKLGVHVIGGHHPVELLEQEDFAYFVKNPGITYDNPMVKKAAELKLPIITEPEIALAVSEAPYVCVTGSNGKTTTVMLTQQILDRHLQKNGHHAFAVGNIGVPISEVVPKATKDDILVVEMSSFQLLGVTDIDPKVAAIVDIYHNVHLDYHKTFANYVNAKLNVTRTQTVNDYFIANFDQKDILQKEKEVTKAQMQTFSERDANADYFIGKEYLASKTEQIMKKDDMKLPGIHNQQNALVAIAISKIMGADNSDIRAVLKNFAGAKHRLQYVMTLDGRKIYNDSKSTNIEAASVAIPAFTAPEVWLAGGLDRGFTFDSLVPLLREHVKAVVLYGESKYLLADAARKAGIKKIVLENTLQEAVPKAYELTNPGDVLLFSPACASWDQFRTFEERGDYFINFVKELKTK from the coding sequence ATGAGACAGATTAATACTTATAAAAATAAAAATGTTTTAGTGTTAGGCTTGGGCAAAAGCGGTTTTGCGGTTAGTAAACTGCTGCTCAAATTAGGAGCACAGGTTACTTTAAATGATAAGTCTGATTTAACTGACAATCCGCAGGCACATGAATTAGAGAAATTAGGTGTTCACGTGATTGGCGGGCACCATCCGGTTGAATTGCTTGAGCAGGAAGATTTTGCTTATTTTGTCAAAAATCCGGGTATTACCTATGACAATCCGATGGTTAAGAAAGCTGCAGAGCTAAAGCTCCCGATTATTACAGAACCGGAAATAGCTTTGGCCGTCAGCGAGGCACCATATGTTTGTGTTACGGGCTCGAACGGAAAAACAACCACAGTCATGCTGACGCAGCAAATTCTTGATCGCCACTTGCAAAAAAATGGTCATCATGCTTTTGCGGTTGGCAACATTGGTGTTCCTATTTCTGAGGTTGTTCCTAAAGCCACAAAGGATGATATTTTGGTGGTTGAGATGTCGAGTTTTCAGCTTTTGGGTGTTACTGACATTGATCCCAAAGTGGCCGCCATTGTTGATATTTACCACAATGTGCATCTGGATTACCACAAGACTTTTGCCAATTATGTTAATGCCAAACTAAATGTGACCAGAACCCAAACTGTTAATGATTATTTCATTGCCAATTTCGACCAAAAAGATATCTTGCAGAAAGAAAAAGAAGTTACCAAGGCACAAATGCAAACTTTTTCTGAGCGGGATGCCAACGCTGATTATTTTATCGGCAAGGAATATCTTGCAAGTAAAACCGAACAGATCATGAAAAAGGATGACATGAAACTGCCGGGAATCCATAATCAGCAAAACGCCTTGGTGGCAATTGCAATTTCCAAGATCATGGGCGCGGATAATTCTGATATTCGAGCAGTTCTGAAGAATTTTGCGGGAGCAAAGCATCGGTTACAATATGTGATGACGCTGGACGGCCGCAAGATTTATAATGATTCAAAGTCTACCAATATTGAGGCTGCTTCTGTTGCCATTCCCGCTTTTACTGCCCCGGAAGTTTGGCTTGCCGGTGGGTTGGATCGCGGGTTTACGTTTGATTCGTTAGTTCCGCTTTTGCGGGAACATGTTAAAGCGGTTGTTTTATACGGTGAATCGAAGTACCTCTTAGCCGACGCGGCCAGAAAAGCTGGAATCAAGAAGATCGTGCTTGAAAACACGCTGCAAGAGGCTGTCCCGAAAGCATATGAACTAACTAATCCCGGAGATGTGCTGTTGTTTTCACCGGCTTGCGCCTCTTGGGATCAATTTCGTACTTTTGAAGAACGCGGCGATTATTTTATAAATTTTGTTAAGGAATTAAAGACTAAGTAA
- the murG gene encoding undecaprenyldiphospho-muramoylpentapeptide beta-N-acetylglucosaminyltransferase — translation MRVIFTGGGTGGHIYPIMAIIDRLKQQKIASNDEILFVGTKKGLEAKIVPAAGVNFTTIDIQGFNRKHLLKNFTTVNLFIKATKRAKKILTAFKPDVVVGTGGYVSGALVYAAAKMHIPTMIHESNSVVGVANKFLGHYVDKICYTFDDAATQFAEKEKLVKTGNPRSQQILNLHSPQIDLQKELQLNPKISTVLVFGGSRGALAINRVMLKSLMKLKNKPYQIIWVTGTFYFAKVKEKLQNIEYGDNIKILSYIQNMPALLPEMACVVSRSGATSIAEFTALGVPAILIPSPNVTHNHQMKNALDLEKAGAALVISEADLNPNSFISSIDHILLDEKYATEMSAASKKLGVPDAADEVIKVMQEISR, via the coding sequence ATGAGAGTTATCTTTACCGGTGGCGGCACGGGCGGCCACATTTATCCAATCATGGCGATTATTGACCGTCTGAAGCAGCAAAAGATTGCAAGTAACGATGAAATTTTGTTTGTGGGAACAAAAAAAGGTCTTGAAGCTAAAATTGTTCCTGCAGCAGGAGTAAATTTCACAACAATTGATATTCAGGGCTTTAACCGTAAACATCTTTTGAAAAATTTTACAACAGTGAACTTGTTTATCAAGGCAACCAAGAGGGCAAAGAAAATTTTGACTGCTTTTAAGCCCGATGTTGTGGTTGGCACGGGCGGTTATGTTAGCGGCGCACTTGTCTATGCGGCAGCCAAAATGCACATTCCGACCATGATTCATGAGTCCAATTCGGTGGTTGGGGTCGCTAATAAATTTTTGGGTCATTACGTTGACAAAATTTGCTATACCTTTGATGATGCGGCAACGCAATTTGCAGAAAAAGAAAAGCTGGTTAAAACGGGCAATCCCCGTTCACAACAAATTCTTAACCTCCATAGTCCCCAAATCGATCTGCAAAAAGAATTACAATTAAATCCGAAAATTTCAACTGTTTTGGTTTTTGGCGGTTCCCGCGGGGCGCTGGCAATTAATCGAGTCATGCTCAAGTCGCTGATGAAGCTGAAAAACAAACCCTACCAAATTATTTGGGTAACAGGCACCTTTTATTTTGCTAAAGTTAAAGAAAAATTGCAGAATATTGAATATGGAGATAACATCAAAATTTTATCATACATTCAAAATATGCCGGCTTTACTGCCGGAAATGGCCTGTGTTGTTTCACGGTCGGGGGCAACCAGTATTGCAGAATTCACGGCGCTGGGTGTGCCGGCAATTTTGATTCCGAGTCCAAACGTAACGCATAATCACCAAATGAAGAATGCACTTGATTTGGAAAAGGCTGGCGCAGCGCTGGTCATCTCGGAAGCCGATTTGAATCCGAATAGTTTTATTTCATCAATTGACCATATTTTATTGGATGAAAAATATGCGACAGAAATGAGTGCTGCATCGAAAAAATTGGGTGTTCCTGATGCGGCAGATGAAGTAATTAAAGTCATGCAAGAAATTTCTCGTTAA
- a CDS encoding cell division protein FtsQ, with protein sequence MGNKRVTKIDPDEKLAHYLRHQSESKNTRSHKKAPLSASLKQLNAERKKALFRRLGLIISLSLLVIIVLGYYISPVADVSSIKIVGADDLPAVQIAKTADIDSSNKILHCMLTQQKLKKKLLGKYNEIKDIRLHVNGLNHLVLQIDEYPAIGYIKLKNGYRKIITGGKLGTANLPWSEVDQSKPMFIGYDHELSLEHDIKLFNSLPAAFQEKVKLLSGNTQRASQIIFVMKDGNVVIGNAASIKDKLWYYDEIRKKAEKNSVIDMEVGVFSRPLTAKEKKIYGVS encoded by the coding sequence ATGGGTAACAAACGGGTGACTAAAATTGATCCTGACGAAAAACTAGCGCATTATCTGCGGCATCAGTCGGAGAGTAAAAACACCCGTTCACACAAAAAGGCGCCACTTTCTGCCTCGCTTAAGCAACTTAATGCGGAACGAAAGAAAGCATTATTTCGACGCCTGGGCTTGATTATTTCTTTGTCGCTGCTAGTGATTATAGTGCTTGGTTATTATATTTCACCGGTTGCTGATGTTAGCAGTATCAAAATTGTCGGTGCCGATGATCTGCCAGCAGTGCAAATTGCCAAAACAGCTGATATTGATTCAAGCAACAAAATCTTACACTGCATGCTTACCCAGCAAAAATTAAAAAAAAAATTACTAGGCAAGTATAATGAAATAAAGGATATTAGATTGCATGTGAATGGGCTTAATCACTTAGTGCTGCAGATCGATGAATACCCAGCAATTGGGTATATTAAACTGAAAAATGGCTATCGCAAAATCATTACTGGCGGCAAATTAGGAACAGCTAATCTGCCTTGGTCCGAGGTTGATCAAAGCAAACCAATGTTTATTGGTTATGATCATGAACTTTCTCTGGAACATGATATTAAATTATTTAACAGCTTGCCTGCCGCTTTTCAGGAAAAAGTTAAACTGCTCAGTGGCAACACGCAGAGGGCGTCACAAATAATTTTTGTAATGAAAGACGGCAATGTGGTAATTGGCAATGCCGCTAGCATTAAGGACAAGTTGTGGTATTACGATGAAATTAGAAAAAAAGCAGAAAAAAATAGTGTAATTGACATGGAAGTGGGCGTTTTCAGTAGACCGCTAACGGCTAAGGAAAAGAAAATATATGGTGTATCATAG
- the ftsA gene encoding cell division protein FtsA, translating to MDNSNLLVGLDIGTTSIKAVVSDSGNVIGAVKVSNTGMRHGKIVDIDQTALAIKKALKEIEQKINTTIYRVVTGIPVGMLQLETASDMINIGDSAREIEDIDVKRALQTAINSAVKNEREPIAFLPSRFLIDGKADVDDPRKMIAHSLAVHGILLTAPSGALHNVKKAIERAGYQNDLFIPAPLAIASSALTESERTFGSVLLDLGGGITTATIIHDGQIKYANIDFEGGSDISNDISVVLSISKKDAEQLKFDYGFADPSLTSKKNQFAVNSVGAPNQKIVDETYLSQIINARMLQIIDRIGNGLAKHNGLNLPGGIVITGGNSLLQGTAGLVAQRLGVKTRIFQPTELGIHSPEYAAAYGIVNYVAKMSETDFLVEQVIYGNEALTRPKDKKVQKNNKVSNRIVSISETREKEAYNRDELPREKKSSDDRPKKTKQKKGIKNLFKKFFD from the coding sequence TTGGACAATTCAAATCTTTTGGTGGGTCTGGATATCGGCACCACAAGCATAAAAGCGGTTGTATCAGATTCTGGTAACGTAATTGGTGCGGTTAAAGTTTCTAATACAGGGATGCGGCACGGCAAAATTGTTGATATTGACCAAACAGCGCTGGCAATAAAAAAAGCGTTAAAAGAAATAGAACAAAAAATTAATACAACCATTTATCGGGTGGTAACCGGAATTCCGGTTGGGATGCTTCAGCTGGAGACTGCGAGCGATATGATCAATATCGGCGATAGTGCCCGTGAAATTGAGGATATTGATGTTAAGCGCGCTTTGCAAACGGCGATTAATTCTGCCGTGAAAAATGAGCGTGAACCGATTGCCTTTTTGCCAAGCCGATTTTTGATTGATGGCAAGGCAGATGTTGATGACCCACGGAAGATGATTGCCCATTCCTTAGCTGTCCACGGTATTTTACTGACTGCCCCCTCTGGTGCACTTCATAATGTGAAGAAAGCGATCGAACGTGCGGGCTACCAAAATGACCTTTTTATTCCAGCACCATTAGCAATTGCCAGCAGTGCACTCACGGAAAGTGAGCGTACTTTTGGTTCAGTGCTCCTTGATCTTGGCGGCGGAATAACTACTGCCACCATCATTCATGACGGCCAGATAAAATATGCTAATATCGATTTTGAAGGTGGAAGTGATATCAGCAATGATATCTCTGTTGTTTTAAGTATTTCGAAAAAAGATGCTGAGCAATTAAAATTTGATTATGGCTTTGCTGACCCTAGCCTTACATCAAAAAAGAATCAGTTTGCGGTTAACAGTGTAGGGGCACCTAATCAGAAAATAGTTGATGAAACTTATCTTAGCCAAATTATTAATGCGCGAATGCTGCAGATTATTGACAGAATTGGCAATGGATTGGCGAAACATAACGGTTTAAATTTGCCCGGAGGAATCGTTATTACCGGAGGCAATAGCTTGCTTCAGGGTACTGCGGGGCTTGTTGCTCAGCGTCTGGGCGTAAAAACGCGCATCTTTCAGCCTACAGAATTAGGAATTCACAGTCCGGAATACGCTGCGGCCTATGGCATTGTAAATTATGTGGCTAAAATGTCAGAAACTGATTTTCTTGTCGAACAAGTAATTTATGGCAATGAAGCATTGACGCGGCCAAAAGATAAGAAAGTTCAAAAAAATAACAAAGTTTCAAATAGAATTGTCTCTATTAGTGAAACTAGAGAAAAAGAGGCTTATAATAGAGATGAATTGCCTAGAGAAAAAAAATCTTCGGATGATAGGCCAAAAAAAACTAAGCAAAAAAAAGGTATCAAGAATTTGTTTAAAAAGTTCTTTGATTAA
- the ftsZ gene encoding cell division protein FtsZ, with protein sequence MDFTFDSDDNKSAVIKVIGVGGAGGNAVNRMIDDGVQGVSFVAANTDVQALNSNKAENKIQLGPKLTRGLGAGSHPEVGQKAAEESEQAIEDALKGSDMIFITAGMGGGTGTGAAPIVAKIARETGALTVGVVTRPFTFEGPRRSKNAAEGITQLKQYVDTLVIIANNRLLEMVDKKTPMMDAFKEADNVLKQGVQGISDLITSTDYVNLDFADVKTVMANQGAALMGIGRANGENRTVEATKMAISSPLLEVSIDGAKQVLLNITGGPDLTLFEAQDASEIVSKAAGEDVNIIFGTSINPNLGDEVVVTVIATGIDSSVEEKASKQLPGRSHQFKASPSKTNDDAERKTDVNSERNLNEQNSARPSSPQHKTMVDPTSVWNLNDDDRRSRANEQAKSFARDDELNSFKEDQDDISQIEINSQDDNQDDIPFFRHRNEN encoded by the coding sequence ATGGATTTCACATTTGATTCTGACGACAATAAGAGTGCTGTGATCAAAGTAATCGGCGTCGGTGGCGCTGGTGGTAATGCCGTTAATCGAATGATTGATGATGGTGTTCAGGGGGTTTCCTTTGTTGCTGCAAATACTGATGTTCAGGCACTCAATAGCAATAAGGCGGAAAATAAAATTCAGTTAGGTCCTAAGCTTACAAGGGGTCTAGGTGCAGGTTCGCATCCTGAGGTTGGTCAAAAAGCGGCTGAGGAAAGTGAGCAGGCAATTGAGGACGCACTTAAGGGTTCAGATATGATTTTTATTACTGCTGGAATGGGCGGCGGTACCGGTACCGGTGCCGCTCCCATTGTTGCCAAAATCGCTCGAGAGACAGGAGCTTTGACAGTGGGCGTGGTAACTCGTCCGTTTACTTTTGAGGGTCCTAGACGGTCAAAAAATGCAGCTGAAGGAATTACTCAATTAAAGCAATATGTTGACACCTTGGTCATTATCGCAAATAACCGTTTATTGGAAATGGTTGATAAAAAGACGCCGATGATGGATGCTTTTAAGGAAGCGGACAATGTTTTAAAGCAAGGTGTGCAAGGAATTTCTGATTTAATCACGTCAACTGATTACGTTAACTTAGACTTTGCCGATGTCAAGACAGTGATGGCAAATCAGGGTGCAGCATTAATGGGAATTGGCCGGGCTAACGGTGAAAATCGCACGGTTGAAGCAACTAAAATGGCGATTTCTTCGCCGCTGCTGGAAGTTTCAATTGATGGAGCTAAACAGGTCCTGCTGAATATTACCGGTGGTCCGGATCTAACTTTGTTTGAAGCACAGGATGCTTCCGAGATTGTTTCCAAAGCTGCTGGTGAAGATGTCAATATCATCTTTGGGACGTCAATCAACCCTAACTTGGGTGATGAGGTAGTTGTAACGGTGATTGCAACTGGAATTGATTCCAGTGTTGAGGAAAAAGCCTCTAAGCAATTACCAGGACGCAGTCATCAGTTTAAGGCTTCTCCAAGTAAAACGAATGATGATGCTGAAAGAAAAACAGATGTTAATAGTGAAAGAAATCTTAATGAACAAAATTCTGCTAGACCAAGTTCACCTCAACATAAAACAATGGTTGATCCGACAAGCGTCTGGAATTTAAATGACGATGATCGTCGTTCGAGAGCGAATGAACAAGCAAAGTCGTTTGCGCGTGATGATGAATTGAATTCTTTTAAAGAGGATCAAGATGATATTTCACAGATTGAAATTAATTCACAAGATGATAATCAGGATGATATACCATTCTTTAGACACCGCAATGAAAATTAG
- a CDS encoding cell division protein SepF, whose product MSLNKLGKFFGISDEDDLSEEEQYDDDQEYAPGMEANGSSVNNDKVVSIKDGLNSAKSKIALYEPRVYSDAKDVAQNLLNNKAVIINFSRMDDSSARRIVDFVTGTVYALNGEIQRIGDKIFLATPPKFVTDGKISDLVDKKDNLG is encoded by the coding sequence ATGTCACTCAATAAATTAGGTAAGTTTTTTGGAATTTCAGATGAAGACGATCTTTCTGAAGAAGAACAATATGATGATGATCAGGAATATGCCCCAGGAATGGAAGCAAACGGCAGTTCTGTCAACAATGATAAGGTAGTTTCAATCAAGGACGGATTAAATTCCGCTAAAAGTAAGATTGCCTTGTATGAGCCGCGGGTTTATTCCGATGCTAAAGATGTCGCGCAAAATCTGTTGAACAATAAGGCTGTGATCATTAATTTTAGTAGAATGGATGACAGTTCTGCGCGAAGAATCGTTGATTTTGTCACGGGAACTGTTTACGCCCTGAATGGTGAAATTCAACGCATCGGCGATAAGATATTTTTGGCAACGCCGCCTAAATTTGTCACGGATGGAAAAATTAGTGATTTAGTGGATAAGAAAGATAATCTAGGTTAA
- a CDS encoding YggT family protein, translating to MADILFHAYNIINWLIWLYCILIVIDAITSWLPFLSNSVLGRFLHRIVEPYTGLFRKGPLERLAYSTGIDISPIIALFLLYFIQDYALRWLFELLFKLIG from the coding sequence ATGGCTGACATTCTTTTTCATGCTTACAACATAATTAACTGGCTGATCTGGTTATATTGCATACTCATTGTCATTGATGCGATCACCAGTTGGCTTCCTTTTCTAAGTAATTCGGTTTTGGGTAGGTTTCTTCACAGAATAGTTGAGCCGTATACTGGGTTATTCAGAAAAGGCCCGCTTGAGCGGTTAGCATACTCAACGGGAATTGATATTTCACCGATAATAGCGTTGTTTCTGTTATATTTTATTCAGGATTATGCACTTCGGTGGTTGTTTGAGCTTTTATTTAAGCTGATTGGCTGA
- a CDS encoding RNA-binding protein, with the protein MMMKRASSFYPYFAGDERVTVDKMFSFYKKMSHGTQWLLTDFLDPGQRDILKTIVGNDFFIQEDGGYEQAEKKRVYLSDRAIELSPADYRITAFEIAYPVKFASLNHSAILGTLANAGIELATFGDIITDGKGRWQFFGKSELTDFFTDQITRVGRQQVKLKAVSSVLSPQDDGIEKTIVASSLRLDKILAESSGQSRSQIKTALASNLVKLNWHGTKNSNIIVKVNDILSVRYFGRVKVMKIETTKKNKYRVVLKLWQTKK; encoded by the coding sequence CTGATGATGAAGAGGGCTAGTTCTTTTTATCCGTATTTTGCTGGCGATGAGCGTGTCACCGTTGACAAAATGTTTAGTTTTTACAAAAAAATGTCTCATGGGACCCAGTGGCTGCTAACTGATTTTTTAGATCCAGGGCAGCGTGATATTCTTAAAACAATTGTTGGTAATGATTTTTTTATTCAGGAAGATGGCGGTTATGAGCAGGCCGAAAAGAAGCGCGTTTACTTAAGTGATCGGGCAATTGAGTTAAGTCCTGCGGACTATCGGATTACGGCTTTTGAGATTGCATATCCGGTAAAGTTTGCCAGTCTGAATCATAGTGCCATTCTTGGCACATTGGCTAATGCTGGAATTGAGCTTGCAACATTTGGTGATATCATTACAGATGGCAAGGGCCGGTGGCAGTTTTTTGGAAAAAGTGAATTAACGGATTTCTTTACAGACCAGATTACAAGGGTTGGCCGGCAGCAAGTTAAATTAAAAGCAGTTTCATCAGTGCTTAGTCCGCAAGATGATGGAATTGAAAAGACAATTGTTGCATCTTCGCTGCGGTTAGATAAAATTTTAGCTGAAAGCAGCGGGCAAAGCAGAAGTCAGATAAAAACGGCGCTTGCCAGTAATTTAGTTAAATTAAATTGGCATGGAACTAAGAATTCTAATATAATAGTGAAAGTAAATGATATTCTTAGTGTTAGATACTTTGGAAGAGTCAAAGTCATGAAGATTGAGACAACTAAGAAAAATAAATATAGGGTGGTGCTAAAACTGTGGCAAACAAAAAAATGA
- a CDS encoding DivIVA domain-containing protein, whose product MDIHNQEFKHRGINGYDRREVDSFLDRIVDDYGNALDETADLKNEVVELNNKVEQLEKKVAGYNNQKQSLAKMQEDAKKKAKQIVSNAHKQAAANTSYEKQQQDTIRNDYDRIKEEVAEFRNGIQKLLQNQIDVLSDDKWQHALDTYFHTDRFYPFDGSEPILLVNNDDDEVDIEDADDVDFGEEDMDDEPDIMTGDSPNHETVNLDHNSNNKDSDTTIVFPDDYKGHE is encoded by the coding sequence ATGGATATTCATAATCAAGAATTTAAACATCGTGGAATTAATGGTTATGACCGCCGTGAAGTAGATAGTTTTCTTGACCGGATTGTTGATGATTACGGAAATGCGTTAGATGAAACCGCTGATTTAAAGAATGAAGTAGTTGAGCTTAATAATAAAGTTGAACAATTAGAGAAAAAGGTTGCCGGTTATAATAATCAGAAACAATCACTTGCCAAAATGCAAGAAGATGCGAAGAAAAAGGCAAAGCAGATTGTCAGTAACGCACATAAACAAGCGGCTGCGAATACTAGCTATGAAAAACAGCAGCAGGATACAATCAGAAATGATTATGATCGCATTAAAGAAGAAGTTGCTGAATTTCGTAACGGTATTCAAAAATTATTGCAAAATCAGATTGATGTTCTGAGTGATGACAAGTGGCAGCATGCCTTGGATACTTATTTTCATACCGATCGGTTTTACCCATTTGATGGGTCAGAACCAATTTTATTGGTAAATAATGACGATGATGAGGTTGACATTGAGGATGCAGATGACGTAGACTTTGGGGAGGAAGATATGGACGATGAACCGGATATTATGACCGGTGATAGTCCAAATCATGAAACAGTCAATCTTGATCATAATTCTAACAATAAAGACTCAGATACAACGATTGTTTTTCCTGATGATTATAAAGGTCATGAATAA